In Streptomyces sp. SID8374, one genomic interval encodes:
- a CDS encoding SDR family oxidoreductase: MTKYARRKALVVGEATDIGLAIAKRLVEGGASVLLTARTEAERAHAVAELGSAARVVTPSAVEAALTGEPAPAGDGTTGTTGLGNSPTGLAEGPTGSGDGPTSPTAPTRVGLLFADAIPTARPLLPYVEDGGAVVLTAPTPCPDAVRALAGELAARGIRVNAVAPGCIEAPGSGAVPLPPLGRLGAAEEVARAALFLATEATFTTGARLPVDGGLGRP; the protein is encoded by the coding sequence ATGACCAAGTACGCGCGCAGAAAGGCCCTGGTCGTCGGCGAGGCCACCGATATCGGCCTGGCCATCGCCAAGCGGCTGGTGGAGGGCGGGGCGAGCGTCCTGCTGACCGCCCGCACGGAGGCCGAGCGCGCCCACGCGGTCGCCGAACTCGGCTCCGCCGCGCGCGTCGTCACGCCGTCCGCCGTGGAGGCCGCCCTCACCGGGGAACCCGCCCCCGCAGGTGACGGCACCACCGGCACGACCGGCCTCGGGAACAGCCCCACCGGCCTCGCAGAAGGCCCCACCGGCTCGGGGGACGGCCCCACAAGCCCCACAGCCCCCACCCGCGTCGGGCTCCTCTTCGCCGACGCCATTCCCACCGCGCGCCCCCTCCTCCCGTACGTCGAGGACGGCGGTGCGGTCGTCCTGACCGCACCCACCCCGTGTCCCGACGCCGTACGGGCGCTCGCCGGCGAACTCGCCGCGCGGGGCATCCGCGTCAACGCGGTGGCCCCGGGCTGTATCGAGGCGCCGGGCTCCGGCGCCGTACCCCTGCCTCCGCTGGGGCGTCTCGGCGCCGCCGAGGAGGTGGCCCGCGCCGCGCTCTTCCTGGCCACGGAGGCGACGTTCACCACCGGCGCCCGGCTCCCCGTCGACGGCGGCCTCGGCCGCCCCTGA
- a CDS encoding BTAD domain-containing putative transcriptional regulator, producing MRFGVLGPLAVWDGEGREVRVPEAKVRALLADLLANDGGPVSADRLIHDLWGDAPPGRPAGALQAKVSQLRRVIGRDRVVRQPPGYRLRFDDGGDEVDAVRFRALVARARPVQDPRARAALLTEALELWRGPAYADFADGPFVRAAAQRLAEQRLSVLEEQAQARLEAGDHALLAGELADLVALHPLRERLRAVQMRALYAAGRQSEALASYEDLRARLVGELGVDPSPELAALHRAVLRQEPGLSAATPEAVAQATGTPPPGPAAPTPAPPHHSNLPVPLTPLVGRREALADLSQLLARARLVTLTGPGGVGKTRLAVAAATAERDRARAGELADGTWLVEFAGIRSGTPADLAQVVAATLGIRDDAPRSLPGTGPATPSLPHRLAAALRDRRTLLVLDNCEHVVDAAAELTDLLLRTAPGLRVLATGQEPLGLAGEATFLVEPLEPADAVRMFMERAAAAAPGFPRDPEAPDEPERRAVAEICRRLDGIPLALELAATRVRALGVQELASRLNDRFRVLTFGQRGAPARQQTLRAVIDWSWELLSAPERIVLRRLAAHTDGCDLAAAEAVCAGDGVARDEVLDLVTRLVDRSLVVVVAGPTGPRYRLLESVAAYATERLHEMEDLTAVRDRHLLHYRALAEQAEPQLRSAGQRPWLARLDAEAGNLRTALDEAVRRAGAGEPEEAVRLATALAWWWLLRGRLTEARRSLGAVLAATDGPPELALLHSAFALLTGDPAAAATTADGHGPAPASEAIPDPVRRARALWLCAYGLFSAGHTAGSGELNARALTLFTAAGDRWGTAAALGLRATLALVCGDLAGLGRDGTRSALIFRELGDRWGELQTVSPLAALAEIKGAYEDAERRQHEGLLMARELGLEAEVSARLSGLGRLALLARDFDRARDLHEQARRIAAEQGYKYGEIHSEMGLALGARRSGDLDGAEAHLRHIRDGYADVSSQAGDHLLLAELGFIAELRGDAEGAAAHHLEGLEIARALAEPRALALSLEGLAGAAALPGHAPAATRAAALLGAAAAARRRAGAPLPPAERADVDRVTAAVRGALGVAAFTEAYERGARLDPEEAGRRARTALEGVRPIRG from the coding sequence ATGCGGTTTGGGGTGCTCGGGCCACTGGCGGTGTGGGACGGCGAGGGACGGGAAGTCAGGGTCCCCGAGGCCAAGGTCCGGGCCCTGCTGGCGGATCTGCTCGCGAACGACGGGGGGCCGGTCTCCGCCGACCGCCTCATCCACGACCTGTGGGGCGACGCGCCTCCGGGCCGGCCCGCGGGCGCGCTCCAGGCCAAGGTCTCCCAGCTGCGCCGGGTCATCGGCCGCGACCGGGTGGTGCGCCAACCCCCGGGCTACCGGCTGCGGTTCGACGACGGCGGCGACGAGGTGGACGCCGTACGCTTCCGGGCCCTGGTGGCGCGGGCCCGCCCCGTCCAGGACCCGCGCGCCCGGGCCGCGCTGCTCACCGAGGCCCTGGAGCTGTGGCGCGGACCGGCGTACGCGGACTTCGCGGACGGCCCCTTCGTACGGGCGGCCGCCCAGCGCCTCGCTGAGCAGCGGCTCTCCGTACTGGAGGAGCAGGCCCAGGCGCGCCTGGAGGCGGGGGACCACGCGCTCCTCGCCGGGGAGCTGGCCGACCTCGTCGCGCTCCACCCGCTGCGGGAGCGCCTGCGCGCCGTCCAGATGAGGGCCCTGTACGCGGCGGGCCGCCAGAGCGAGGCGCTCGCGTCGTACGAGGACCTCCGCGCCCGGCTGGTGGGGGAGCTGGGGGTCGACCCGAGCCCCGAACTGGCCGCGCTGCACCGGGCGGTGCTGCGGCAGGAGCCGGGGCTGAGTGCGGCGACCCCCGAAGCCGTGGCCCAGGCGACCGGCACCCCGCCCCCCGGCCCGGCCGCACCCACCCCCGCCCCGCCGCACCACTCCAACCTCCCCGTCCCCCTCACCCCCCTCGTGGGCCGCCGTGAGGCCCTCGCCGACCTCTCCCAACTCCTCGCCAGGGCGCGGCTGGTGACGCTCACCGGGCCCGGCGGCGTGGGCAAGACCCGGCTGGCCGTGGCGGCGGCCACCGCCGAGCGGGACAGGGCGCGGGCGGGCGAACTGGCCGACGGCACCTGGCTGGTGGAGTTCGCCGGTATCCGCTCCGGCACCCCCGCCGACCTCGCCCAGGTCGTCGCCGCCACCCTCGGCATCCGCGACGACGCCCCCCGCTCCCTGCCCGGCACCGGCCCCGCCACGCCCTCCCTGCCGCACCGCCTCGCCGCCGCCCTGCGCGACCGCCGCACCCTGCTCGTCCTGGACAACTGCGAGCACGTCGTCGACGCCGCCGCCGAACTCACCGACCTCCTCCTGCGCACCGCCCCCGGCCTGCGGGTCCTCGCCACCGGGCAGGAGCCGCTCGGCCTGGCGGGCGAGGCGACGTTCCTGGTGGAACCGCTGGAGCCCGCCGACGCGGTCCGGATGTTCATGGAGCGCGCCGCCGCCGCTGCCCCCGGCTTCCCGCGCGACCCGGAGGCCCCGGACGAGCCGGAGCGCCGGGCGGTCGCCGAGATCTGCCGCCGCCTCGACGGCATCCCGCTGGCGCTGGAGCTGGCCGCCACGCGCGTACGGGCCCTGGGGGTACAGGAGTTGGCGTCGCGCCTCAACGACCGGTTCCGGGTGCTGACCTTCGGGCAGCGCGGCGCCCCGGCCCGCCAGCAGACGCTGCGGGCGGTGATCGACTGGAGCTGGGAGCTGCTCAGCGCGCCCGAACGCATCGTCCTGCGCCGCCTCGCCGCCCACACCGACGGCTGCGACCTGGCCGCCGCCGAAGCGGTCTGCGCGGGGGACGGCGTGGCCCGGGACGAGGTGCTGGACCTGGTGACCCGGCTGGTCGACCGGTCGCTGGTGGTCGTGGTGGCCGGGCCCACCGGCCCCCGCTACCGGCTCCTGGAGTCCGTCGCCGCGTACGCCACCGAGCGGCTCCACGAGATGGAGGACCTCACCGCCGTACGCGACCGCCACCTCCTCCACTACCGGGCCCTGGCCGAACAGGCCGAGCCCCAGCTGCGCTCCGCCGGGCAGCGGCCCTGGCTGGCCCGGCTGGACGCGGAGGCCGGGAACCTGCGTACGGCACTGGACGAGGCGGTGCGCCGGGCGGGCGCGGGGGAGCCGGAGGAGGCGGTCCGGCTGGCCACCGCGCTGGCCTGGTGGTGGCTGCTGCGCGGCCGCCTGACCGAGGCCCGCCGCAGCCTGGGTGCGGTGCTCGCGGCGACCGACGGACCGCCCGAACTGGCCTTGCTCCACTCCGCCTTCGCCCTCCTCACCGGGGACCCGGCCGCAGCCGCCACCACGGCGGACGGCCACGGCCCCGCCCCCGCGTCCGAGGCCATCCCCGACCCCGTACGCCGGGCCCGCGCGCTCTGGCTCTGCGCGTACGGCCTGTTCAGCGCGGGTCACACGGCCGGGAGCGGCGAGCTGAACGCCCGCGCCCTCACCCTGTTCACCGCGGCCGGGGACCGGTGGGGAACGGCCGCCGCTCTCGGCCTGCGCGCGACGCTCGCGCTGGTCTGCGGCGACCTCGCCGGACTCGGCCGCGACGGCACGCGCAGCGCCCTGATCTTCCGCGAACTGGGCGACCGCTGGGGCGAGTTGCAGACCGTCTCGCCGCTCGCCGCGCTCGCCGAGATCAAGGGCGCATACGAGGACGCCGAGCGCCGCCAGCACGAAGGGCTGCTCATGGCCCGGGAGTTGGGCCTTGAGGCGGAGGTGTCCGCGCGGCTCTCCGGACTCGGCCGGCTGGCGCTGCTGGCCCGCGACTTCGACCGCGCCCGCGACCTCCACGAACAGGCGCGCCGGATCGCCGCCGAACAGGGCTACAAGTACGGCGAGATCCACTCCGAGATGGGCCTCGCCCTCGGCGCCCGCCGCTCGGGCGACCTCGACGGGGCCGAGGCCCACCTCCGCCACATCCGCGACGGCTACGCCGACGTCTCCTCCCAGGCGGGCGACCACCTCCTCCTGGCCGAGCTCGGCTTCATCGCCGAGCTGCGCGGCGACGCGGAGGGGGCGGCTGCCCACCACCTGGAGGGCCTGGAGATCGCCCGCGCCCTCGCCGAGCCCCGCGCCCTGGCCCTTTCCCTGGAGGGCCTGGCGGGCGCGGCCGCCCTCCCCGGCCACGCCCCCGCCGCCACCCGCGCGGCCGCCCTCCTGGGCGCGGCGGCGGCCGCCCGCCGCCGGGCCGGGGCCCCGCTGCCACCCGCCGAACGCGCCGACGTGGACCGCGTCACGGCGGCGGTGCGGGGCGCGCTGGGGGTGGCGGCGTTCACGGAGGCGTACGAGAGGGGCGCCCGGCTGGACCCGGAGGAGGCGGGCCGCCGGGCCCGTACGGCGCTGGAGGGTGTCCGGCCGATACGCGGCTGA
- a CDS encoding endonuclease/exonuclease/phosphatase family protein, translated as MLTTEEDPGRGAVPSPIPPQTRSPRAEDPIPTKKSAGRRLALAALLSAALMALHARLPDTALNLGSLFQTLLPWTGLAVPVLLALAAVRRSRLAAVAVLAPALVWASLLGPTLIDKRSTGHGLTVLSHNVDEANPDPAGTARALAGAKADVLALVELSQESAPVYERELAAAYPHHTVLGGVGLWSRYRLSAVAEVEIMPWTRAMRATAATPEGPVAVYAAHLASVRVSAAGFTTGRRNEAARALAAAVRAETAPRVVVLGDFNGTYQDRALAPVTSQLRSAQREAGSGFGFTYPARFPVVRIDDVLVKGLTPLASWTLPATGSDHRPVAATLRF; from the coding sequence GTGCTGACCACAGAGGAGGACCCGGGGAGGGGCGCCGTCCCCAGCCCGATTCCCCCGCAGACCCGGAGCCCCCGGGCCGAGGACCCCATCCCCACCAAGAAGTCTGCCGGCCGCCGCCTCGCTCTCGCCGCGCTGCTCTCCGCCGCCCTCATGGCCCTGCACGCGCGGCTCCCCGACACCGCCCTCAACCTGGGCAGCCTCTTCCAGACCCTGCTGCCCTGGACCGGCCTCGCCGTCCCCGTCCTCCTCGCCCTGGCAGCCGTACGCCGCTCCAGGCTCGCCGCCGTCGCCGTACTCGCCCCCGCCCTGGTCTGGGCATCGCTCCTCGGCCCCACCCTCATCGACAAGCGGTCCACCGGACATGGCCTCACCGTCCTCAGCCACAACGTCGACGAGGCCAACCCCGACCCGGCCGGAACCGCGCGCGCCCTGGCCGGGGCGAAGGCAGACGTCCTGGCGCTGGTGGAGCTGTCCCAGGAGTCCGCACCGGTCTACGAGCGAGAGCTGGCCGCCGCCTATCCGCACCACACGGTGCTCGGCGGCGTCGGCCTCTGGAGCAGATACCGGCTCTCGGCGGTGGCCGAGGTGGAGATCATGCCGTGGACCCGGGCGATGCGGGCCACGGCGGCCACCCCCGAGGGGCCCGTAGCCGTCTACGCGGCCCACCTCGCCTCCGTACGCGTATCGGCAGCAGGCTTCACCACCGGCCGCCGCAACGAGGCGGCCCGCGCGCTGGCCGCAGCCGTACGGGCCGAGACCGCGCCCCGCGTCGTGGTGCTGGGCGACTTCAACGGCACATACCAGGACCGCGCCCTGGCCCCGGTCACCTCGCAGCTGCGCTCGGCCCAGCGGGAGGCGGGGAGCGGCTTCGGGTTCACCTACCCGGCCCGGTTCCCGGTCGTGCGGATCGACGACGTACTCGTCAAGGGCCTGACCCCGCTCGCGTCCTGGACCCTGCCCGCCACGGGTAGCGACCACCGCCCGGTGGCGGCGACGCTGAGGTTCTGA
- the cseB gene encoding two-component system response regulator CseB, which translates to MLPHDQAGTVPEPRVPDPVSVLVVEDDATIRRAVQLALERYGYRVDVAADGLSGLETFRAGAYDLLILDVMLPELDGIGLCHRIREESLVPVLMMSARGDALDVVAGLEAGADDYVVKPVDTGVLVARIRALLRRVTFEPSQSPPPEAPGHVLVFGDLTVDTLGMEVHRAGKPVPLTPTELRLLLEFAAAPGSVLDRRRLLREVWDYGWEGDTRVVDLCVLRLRKKIGRGRIETVRGFGYKLVRT; encoded by the coding sequence TTGCTCCCCCACGACCAGGCAGGAACCGTGCCGGAACCCCGGGTCCCCGACCCCGTCAGCGTGCTCGTCGTCGAGGACGACGCCACGATCCGGCGCGCCGTCCAACTGGCCCTGGAGCGTTACGGCTACCGCGTCGACGTGGCGGCCGACGGGCTCAGCGGCCTGGAGACGTTCCGCGCGGGCGCGTACGACCTGCTGATCCTGGATGTGATGCTGCCCGAACTGGACGGCATCGGCCTCTGCCACCGCATCCGCGAGGAGAGCCTGGTGCCGGTCCTGATGATGTCCGCGCGCGGCGACGCGCTGGACGTGGTCGCGGGCCTGGAGGCGGGCGCCGACGACTATGTGGTCAAGCCCGTCGACACCGGCGTCCTGGTGGCCCGCATCCGCGCCCTGCTGCGCCGCGTCACCTTCGAACCGTCCCAGAGCCCGCCGCCCGAGGCCCCCGGCCATGTGCTGGTCTTCGGCGACCTGACCGTCGACACCCTGGGCATGGAGGTGCACCGGGCCGGGAAGCCCGTACCGCTGACCCCCACCGAACTACGCCTGCTGCTGGAGTTCGCCGCCGCGCCCGGTTCGGTCCTCGACCGCCGCCGGCTGCTGCGCGAGGTGTGGGACTACGGCTGGGAGGGCGACACCCGGGTCGTCGACCTGTGCGTGCTGCGGCTGCGCAAGAAGATCGGCAGGGGCAGGATCGAGACCGTACGCGGCTTCGGCTACAAACTCGTCCGCACCTGA
- a CDS encoding HAMP domain-containing sensor histidine kinase: protein MGPLNPRALRWKIAALTATACCAVAAVIGFLVHDATRERGLRVGHDRTITRLVAAERELSRTGKAPPDADVRTRQELPEPLARDLARQPDTGGYATWYDADPPNWYWMWGAVALGDGQVLVVRDDMSTEVRSLQLLDRSIVKSVLTALVFVVPLAALATEPINRRLRHGARTARRIADGELDARIGSAGRARDEITEMSVAVDDMATALQRKLENERRFTADVAHELRTPLMGLVTAAGLLPESDEATHLVRDRVRALHALIEDLLEISRLDAGAERARPDAVPLGEMVADVVRRTGTETAVTTGEAGTVETDPRRVERIVVNLVTNAHRHGAAPVEVTVVGARISVRDHGPGFPAALLVQGPQRFRTGAGERGRGHGLGLTVAQGQAAVLGARLTFANDPDGGGAIATLDLGAGAGAGAPGEG from the coding sequence ATGGGCCCCCTCAACCCCCGCGCCCTGCGCTGGAAGATCGCCGCCCTCACCGCCACGGCTTGCTGTGCGGTGGCGGCGGTCATCGGCTTCCTGGTCCACGACGCGACCCGTGAGCGCGGGCTGCGCGTGGGCCACGACCGCACGATCACCCGGCTCGTCGCGGCCGAGCGCGAGCTGAGCCGTACGGGGAAGGCGCCGCCCGATGCCGACGTACGGACCCGTCAGGAGCTGCCCGAGCCGCTGGCGCGCGACCTGGCCCGCCAGCCGGACACCGGCGGCTACGCCACCTGGTACGACGCCGATCCGCCCAACTGGTACTGGATGTGGGGCGCCGTGGCCCTCGGTGACGGTCAAGTCCTCGTCGTACGCGACGACATGAGCACCGAGGTCCGCAGCCTCCAGCTCCTGGACCGCTCCATCGTGAAGTCCGTCCTCACGGCCCTCGTCTTCGTCGTCCCGCTCGCCGCCCTCGCCACCGAGCCGATCAACCGGCGGCTGCGCCACGGAGCCCGTACGGCCCGGCGGATCGCGGACGGGGAGCTGGACGCGCGGATCGGGTCGGCCGGGCGGGCCCGCGACGAGATCACCGAGATGTCGGTCGCCGTCGACGACATGGCCACCGCCCTCCAGCGCAAGCTGGAGAACGAGCGGCGCTTCACCGCCGACGTCGCCCATGAGCTGCGCACCCCGCTGATGGGCCTGGTCACCGCCGCCGGGCTGCTCCCGGAGAGCGACGAGGCGACCCATCTCGTACGGGACCGGGTGCGCGCCCTGCACGCCCTGATCGAGGACCTGCTGGAGATCTCCCGCCTGGACGCGGGCGCCGAGCGGGCCCGGCCGGACGCGGTGCCACTGGGGGAGATGGTGGCGGATGTGGTGCGGCGTACGGGGACGGAGACGGCCGTCACCACCGGGGAGGCCGGGACGGTGGAGACCGACCCGCGCCGGGTGGAGCGGATCGTGGTCAACCTCGTCACCAACGCGCACCGCCACGGCGCTGCCCCCGTCGAGGTCACCGTCGTCGGCGCCCGGATCTCCGTACGCGACCACGGCCCCGGCTTCCCCGCCGCCCTGCTCGTGCAGGGCCCGCAGCGCTTCCGCACGGGGGCCGGCGAGCGCGGCCGGGGCCACGGGCTCGGCCTGACCGTTGCCCAGGGCCAGGCCGCGGTCCTCGGCGCCCGCCTGACCTTCGCGAACGACCCGGACGGGGGCGGGGCGATCGCGACTCTTGACCTGGGGGCGGGGGCGGGGGCGGGGGCGCCGGGGGAGGGCTGA
- a CDS encoding S8 family peptidase, with translation MAAVRTTKRRIAGAIAAATTLALAVGAGAALPAQAAPAPAPEGRVLHAGAAEAVPGSYIVTLKEKAGFSASATQGRKLIAGYGGQIKRTYTTALNGYAAQLSGAQAKRLAADPAVASVEQDQKVHSTATQTNAPWGLDRIDQANLPLNGTYTYPDSGGGDTTVFVLDTGVRITHQDIAGRASYGWDFVDNDATAQDGNGHGTHVATTAAGTTYGVAKKAKIVAVRVLNNSGSGTTAGVIAGVDWITANRTSSSVANVSLGGGASTALDDAVRRSIAAGVTYSIAAGNSNALASNYSPARVETALTVGATTRTDARASYSNYGPRVDLFAPGSDITAGWATSDTATYTGNGTSFAAPHVAGAAAVHLTNHPGASPAAVGAALVNGATNNVLTGIGTGSPNKLLRLVP, from the coding sequence ATGGCAGCAGTGCGCACCACCAAGCGAAGGATCGCCGGAGCGATCGCCGCGGCCACGACACTGGCGCTCGCCGTCGGAGCCGGAGCGGCCTTACCGGCACAGGCGGCCCCCGCCCCCGCGCCCGAGGGCAGAGTCCTGCACGCCGGGGCGGCCGAGGCGGTTCCCGGGAGCTACATCGTCACGCTGAAGGAGAAGGCCGGGTTCAGCGCCTCCGCGACGCAGGGCCGGAAGCTGATAGCGGGCTACGGCGGCCAGATCAAGCGGACCTACACCACCGCGCTGAACGGGTACGCCGCCCAGCTCAGCGGCGCCCAGGCGAAGCGGCTCGCCGCCGACCCGGCGGTGGCCTCGGTGGAGCAGGACCAGAAGGTCCACTCGACCGCCACCCAGACCAACGCACCCTGGGGCCTCGACCGGATCGATCAGGCCAATCTGCCGCTGAACGGCACGTACACCTACCCGGATTCCGGCGGGGGCGACACCACCGTCTTCGTCCTGGACACCGGTGTCCGCATCACCCACCAGGACATCGCGGGCCGGGCCTCGTACGGCTGGGACTTCGTCGACAACGACGCCACCGCCCAGGACGGCAACGGCCACGGCACGCACGTCGCCACGACCGCCGCCGGAACCACCTACGGCGTCGCCAAGAAGGCGAAGATCGTCGCCGTGCGGGTTCTCAACAACAGCGGCTCCGGCACCACCGCCGGGGTCATCGCGGGCGTCGACTGGATCACCGCCAACCGCACCTCCTCGTCCGTCGCCAACGTCTCGCTCGGCGGCGGCGCCAGCACCGCCCTCGACGACGCGGTACGCCGGTCGATCGCGGCCGGGGTGACGTACTCCATCGCGGCCGGCAATTCCAACGCCCTCGCCTCCAACTACTCGCCCGCCCGCGTGGAGACCGCGCTCACCGTCGGTGCCACGACCCGGACCGACGCACGGGCGAGCTACTCCAACTACGGGCCCCGCGTGGACCTCTTCGCGCCGGGCTCCGACATCACGGCCGGGTGGGCCACCTCGGACACCGCCACCTACACCGGCAACGGCACCTCCTTCGCCGCGCCGCACGTCGCCGGCGCGGCCGCCGTCCACCTGACCAACCACCCCGGCGCCTCCCCGGCCGCCGTGGGCGCCGCCCTCGTGAACGGTGCGACCAACAACGTCCTCACCGGCATCGGGACCGGCTCCCCGAACAAGCTGCTCCGGCTGGTCCCGTAA
- a CDS encoding transposase, producing the protein MSAAALYTDNRLSGEQHRLPLDASGVEDIVLGELGSRLFLSLPRSDQRRRGMHYLQALIAAEGRKSIRNIAAVLGGSATEQSLHHFVASSTWGWTPVRRALAEHVVRVAPPQAWVARSMVIPKAGENSVGVERQFLPYTGQVLNAQYAVGVWAASEAGSFPVNWRLHLSDAWLEDGARRTQASIPDAVASESPADCAHEAYLGMMRKWGLPDCPVILDGHGADAAEAAATVRSYHAAGVQVLARVPGSTRLDVTDPLLRGRTGASTAHQVMAAARDLRRPVAWRAHGPGRPARRSLVAAVRTRIPSPARMERRHGGELVLLGVGEHGRAWPGELWLTNMTDAAPSELLRLTRLVDRVDHDFREIAERVGIRDYTGRSFAGWHRHVTLASAAHTVVALSRLGGEARPLW; encoded by the coding sequence ATGAGTGCCGCTGCTCTTTACACAGACAACCGATTATCGGGCGAGCAGCACCGCCTGCCACTCGACGCATCCGGAGTCGAAGACATCGTGCTCGGCGAACTCGGATCACGCCTGTTCCTCTCCCTGCCGCGCAGCGACCAGCGCCGCCGGGGCATGCACTACCTCCAGGCGCTGATCGCGGCGGAGGGCCGCAAGTCGATACGGAACATCGCCGCCGTCCTGGGCGGCAGCGCCACCGAACAGAGCCTGCACCACTTCGTCGCCAGCTCCACCTGGGGGTGGACGCCGGTCCGCCGGGCACTGGCCGAGCATGTGGTGCGGGTGGCACCGCCCCAGGCGTGGGTGGCCCGGTCCATGGTCATCCCGAAGGCCGGGGAGAACTCGGTCGGGGTGGAGCGCCAGTTCCTGCCGTACACGGGCCAGGTGCTCAACGCCCAGTACGCGGTGGGGGTCTGGGCCGCCTCCGAGGCCGGCAGCTTCCCCGTCAACTGGCGGCTGCACCTCTCCGACGCCTGGCTGGAGGACGGGGCCCGCCGGACCCAGGCCTCCATACCGGATGCCGTCGCCTCGGAGTCGCCCGCCGACTGCGCCCACGAGGCGTACCTGGGGATGATGCGGAAGTGGGGGCTGCCGGACTGCCCGGTGATCCTCGACGGCCACGGCGCCGACGCGGCGGAGGCGGCGGCCACCGTGCGGTCGTACCACGCGGCGGGCGTCCAGGTCCTGGCGCGGGTGCCGGGCAGCACCCGGCTGGACGTCACCGACCCGCTGCTCCGCGGCCGGACCGGGGCGTCGACCGCGCACCAGGTCATGGCCGCCGCCCGCGACCTGCGCCGGCCGGTGGCCTGGCGGGCCCACGGGCCGGGGCGCCCGGCCCGCCGGAGCCTGGTCGCGGCGGTACGGACCCGGATTCCGAGCCCGGCGCGGATGGAGCGCCGCCACGGCGGTGAGCTGGTGCTGCTCGGGGTCGGTGAGCACGGGCGGGCCTGGCCCGGCGAACTGTGGCTGACCAACATGACGGACGCCGCGCCCTCCGAACTCCTGCGGCTCACCCGGCTCGTGGACCGGGTGGACCACGACTTCCGGGAGATCGCCGAGCGGGTGGGCATCCGCGACTACACGGGGCGCTCCTTCGCGGGCTGGCACCGCCATGTCACCCTCGCCTCGGCCGCGCACACCGTGGTCGCCCTCAGTCGGCTGGGCGGGGAGGCCCGCCCCCTGTGGTGA